In Anabrus simplex isolate iqAnaSimp1 chromosome 12, ASM4041472v1, whole genome shotgun sequence, a genomic segment contains:
- the LOC136884436 gene encoding phospholipid phosphatase 5, with protein MPAPKHGKVNIIVEILIRALLACIFLELEGTAPFIRKIQPEELWLYKNPRSDSYVPTTVLWPLVFVTPTVVILLVFLLQRDRVDVSQAVLSLTLGLSLVGALTNTIKSIVGRPRPDFFWRCFPDGEVSMSTNSELQCTGDESAIVEGRKSFPSGHSSFSFASMGFVAFYLAGKLHVFSSQGRGQSWRLCLFLLPLVVALGVALSRTCDYHHHWQDVLCGSLLGLAISYLCYRQYFPSLSSPHSHRSYASMLPYQELDAVNTKPQLPEEQLLLPRHFPTSCLVRPLRRSAFGWYPRT; from the exons ATGCCTGCTCCAAAACATGGAAAAGTTAATATAATAGTAGAAATACTTATTAGAGCTTTGCTGGCATGCATTTTCCT TGAATTAGAAGGTACTGCACCATTTATCAGAAAGATTCAACCTGAAGAGCTATGGCTGTATAAGAATCCTCGGAGTGACAGCTATGTTCCCACAACTGTGTTATGG CCGTTGGTGTTTGTTACTCCTACAGTGGTCATCCTACTGGTGTTCCTCCTGCAGAGAGACCGAGTTGATGTCAGTCAAGCTGTTTTGAGCCTAACTTTAGGACTGTCCCTCGTTGGAGCTTTGACCAATACGATTAAGTCAATAGTTG GTCGTCCTCGGCCCGACTTCTTCTGGCGATGTTTTCCTGATGGAGAAGTATCTATGTCCACCAATTCAGAATTGCAATGCACTGGAGATGAGTCTGCAATTGTAGAAGGTCGTAAAAGTTTCCCCAGTGGACATTCTTCGT TCTCCTTTGCCAGCATGGGTTTTGTTGCTTTCTACTTAGCCGGCAAGCTGCACGTGTTCAGCTCTCAAGGCCGAGGGCAGTCTTGGCGGCTGTGCCTGTTCCTCCTGCCTCTTGTGGTGGCACTGGGAGTTGCACTTAGTCGCACTTGCGATTACCATCATCACTGGCAAG ATGTTCTGTGTGGTTCGCTGCTTGGACTGGCCATCTCATACCTGTGTTACCGGCAGTACTTCCCCTCCCTGAGCTCTCCGCACTCTCATCGGTCCTACGCGAGCATGTTGCCATACCAGGAGCTGGACGCTGTGAATACCAAGCCTCAGCTGCCAGAAGAACAG